In Microbacterium sp. zg-Y818, the genomic window GCTCGAGCTCGGCGAAGCGCTCGACTGAGCGCGGTGAGCGCGCGACTCAGCGCTCACCGCCTCACGTCGCTCAGATGATGCCGTTCTCCTGCAGCCACGCCGTGGCGATGGCGGCGGGCGACATCTCGTCCTCGGTGCTCTGGACGTTCAGCGCGACCAGTCCCTCGGGCGTGAGCGCGGCGCTGATGGGGTCGATGACCTCGGCCAGCTCGTCGGCGAGTTCTTCGTTGACGAGCGGGACGACATTGGAAGCGAGGAACAGGCCCTCAGGATCCTCCAGCACGACGAGGTCCTGCGTCTGGATGCGCGGGTCGGCGGTGAAGACGTTGGCGATGTCGACCTCGCCCGCGGTGAGCGCCTCGACGGTCGTGTCGCCGGTGGCCTCGAAGTCCACGTTCACCCCGTACGTCTCGGCCAAGCCCGACGGTCCGTAGGGACGCTCGGCGAGCTCGGGTGGGCCACCCACGGTCAGCGTGCCGCCGATGTCGGCGAGGTCGGCGATGGTGGTGACGCCGTTCTCGTCGGCGAAGGCCGCGGTCACCGTGTAGGAGTCCTGGTCGGTCGCCTCGGATTGCTCGAGCACCGTCAGCCCATCCGGCAGCGCCTCGATCAGCGCCTCGTACACGTCGTCGGCCGTGCGCGCATCGGTGTCGGGCTCGTAGTACTGCAGCAGGTTGCCGGTGTACTCGGGGAACAGGGTGATCGCCCCGCTCTCGATCTCGGGCATGTAGGCGTCGCGCTGACCGATGTTGAACGAGCGCTCCACGGTATAGCCCGCGTCTTCCAGGGCCTGCGCGTAGATCTCGGCGATGATCTCGTTGGAGTAGTAGGCCTGCGAGCCGATGACGATCGTCTCGTTGTCGGTCGTGTCGCCCGCCTCGGGATCGAGCGGGTCGGCCGTCGAACAGCCGACGAGGGCGGCTGCGGCGAACGCCAAGGCGGTTGCGCCGGCGACCAGACGGCGCGGGATGCGTGCAGTGGACATGGATGCGTCTCCTCGGTGGGATGGATCAGGACGGGACAGGGGTGCTCGCGGCGGTCCGCACCGTCGACGAGCGGGTGGTGGTTCGGGCGCTGCGACCGGCGCGCAGGCCCCGGGGCACCGCGACGCGCTGCAGCACCGCGAACAGCAGATCCAGCAGCAGCGCCAGGCCGATCACCAGCAGCGCGCCGCCGAGCACCATCTCATAGCGGCGCAGCGGGATGCCGGCGATGATGTACTGCCCGAGGCCCCCCAGATTGACGTAGGCGGCGATCGTGACCGTGGCCACCACCTGGAGCGTCGCCGACCGCAGGCCGGCCACCAGCAGTGGCAGTCCCAGCGGCGCCTCGATGCGCCAGAGCACCTGCCACCCCGTCATGCCCATCGCACGCCCGGCGTCGCGTACGGCGGGATCGATCGCCTCGACGCCGGCATAGGCCCCGGCGAGGATCGACGGAATCGCCAGCAGCACGAAGGTGACCACGGCCGCCTCCGGTCTGTTCAGCACCCCGAACAGCAGCACCAGCAGGATCAGCAGGCCGAACGAGGGCACGGCCCGCGCGGCGCCCGAGACGATGACGGCGAGCTCCCGGCCGCGCCCGGTGTGGCCGATGAGCCACCCGAGCGGCACGGCCACAGCGGCGGCGAGGACGACGGAGATGACGGTGAACAGCAGGTGCACGCCGATGGCCGTGCCGATCGCGCCCCGCCCTGTCCACTGCTCGGGGGCGACGATCCACGCGAGGGCGTCGAGGAAGAGGGTCATGCCGGCGCCTCCGCGGTGCGCAACGCCAAGCGCGCACGCGCGCTCGGCGTGGCTGCCCGGCTCCACGGCATCAGGAGGCGACCGGCGGCGACGAGGATCAGGTCGATGACGACGGCGATGAGCATGACTGCGACGATGCCGGCGAGCACCTCGGGGACGATACGCCGCTGCAGACCGTTGGTGAAGAGGTAGCCGAGGTTGGTGACGCCGATGAGCACCCCGACCGTGGCCAGCGACACCGTGCTGACGGCGGCGACGCGCAGGCCCGCGAGGATGACGGGACCGGCCAGCGGCAGGTCGACGCCCCAGAACCGCCGGACCGATCCGTAGCCCATCGCCACTGCCGCCAGCCGGGCATCGGGGTCGACCGCGTCGAAGCCGTCCGCGACTGACCGGGTCAGCAGCGCGACGGCGTAGAGCGTCAGGGCGACGAGCAGGTTGACCTCACTGAGGAAGCTGATCCCCAGGATGCCGGGGAGCAGCGCCAGCAGGGCGAGCGACGGGATCGTGTAGAGCAGGCCGCTGACTGTCAGCAGCGCACCGCGCAGCAGTCGGTAACGCCACGCCACCCATCCGAGCGGCACCGCGAGCACCAGCCCCACGACGATCGGGACGATGCTCTGCCGCACGTGTTCGAGCGACAGCGAAGCGATCAGTCCCAGATTGTCGATGACCCAGTTCACGGCGCGCGTCGCTCCCGGGCACCGACGAACGCCTCGACGAAAGGCGACGCGGGATTCTGACGGATGTCGTCGGCGGTGCCCTGCTGCGCGATGCGCGCGCCGCGCTCGAGGATGATGATCTGGTCGCCGAGGAAGAACGCCTCCTCGATGTCATGCGTGACGAACACGATCGTCTTGCCGATGTCGCGCTGCAGCCGGATGAGCTCGTCCTGCAGCTCGGTGCGCACGATCGGGTCGACGGCGCCGAACGGCTCGTCCATGAGAAGGATGTTCGGTTCCGCCGCGAGCGCGCGCGCCACGCCGACGCGCTGCTGCTGGCCGCCCGAGAGCTGGCTCGGATAGCGGTCCGCCATCGCGGTGTCGAGCCCCACGGTCCCCATGAGCTCCAGAGCACGTTCCCGCGCGACGCCGCGGGCGACGCCGTTCAGGCGCGGCACCGTGGCGATGTTGGCGGCGACGGTCAGGTGCGGCAGCAGACCGGAGTTCTGCATCACGTAGCCGATGCTGCGGCGCAGCTGCACCGGCGAGCGGCCCGCAATGTCTTCGCCGTCGATGGTGATCGTGCCCGACGAGGGCTCGACCATGCGGTTGATCATGCGCAGCAGCGTGGTCTTGCCGCACCCCGAGGACCCCACGAACACCGTTGTGCGGCGGGGCGGGATGACGAGGGAGAAGTCCTCCACCGCCCGGGTGCCGTCGGGGAAGGATTTGGAGACCCCACGGAACTCGATCACGTCAGGCGCCGACCTGGACGTCCTGCCAGAACGCGACGTACCCGGAGAAGTCCCGGCCGACCCGTTCGACCGACCCCGGCTTCGGATCCGGGTACGCGAACGCGTTGTCGGCGTGCCCGTCGACGTCGTAGTACTGGCACTCCCCCTTCCACGCGCAGGTGTACGGGGTGTCGCTCGGGGTGAGGAGATCCCAGTTCACGCTCGCGGGCGGGAAGTACCAGTTGCCCTCGATGCGGATGAGGTCGGACTCGTCGGCATCTGCGACGATCGTGTCGCCCAGTCGTGCTTGCATGGCCGCTCCCTCGGTGGGTGAGCGTCAAGGGTAACGCCGGGCGCCGACACGCACGCGGCCTTGCATCAGCCGCCCGCGTGCACTAGCGGCGAGTCAATACCAGAAGCTCAGGCGCGGGGCGACGTGCCACGAGAGCGACCGCGCGAACGCCGTGGCATCACTCGTCTGCACGAGCCCGGCCCGCGCGAGCGTGAGCGCCGACACTCCCCCGAGATACACCGCCGAGAACTCGCGGATATCGAGGGTCACGGCCACCGCATCCGCCGACTGCCCCGTGCGGAGCCGCGACACCGTGGCGCGGCCGTCGCCGGCGATGTCGAGCAGGTAACGTCCGCCGGCGATTTCGAGCGGGTCGGTGACCTCGAGCGAGAACCGGCCGGGCGCCGCGTAGGTGCGGGCCTGCAGGGCGGAAGGCACGTCGAGGATGCGCAGATACTGGTGATCGCGCACGGTCACCTTCGCCGCGCGCTGATCCTCGATCAGCCACAGCAGCGGCTCGTCGACCGACAGCTCGTGTGCGGTCACCGTGCCGACGAGGTCGAGTTCGAGGAGGAATCGCCAGAGAGCGGCGTACGCGTGATCGGTCTCGGCCAGCAGGTACGGCACGTGCACGCGCGCCTTCGTGAAGTCCTCGTCGTTTCCGGTGACGGTGTACAGCGCCAGCCCTCGCACGTCTCCAGCGGGATCGGTGTACTGCACGGCGCGCACCTTGCCGCCGTCTTTCACGTCGGGCCGCGTTCCTGCGAAGCGATCCCAGAACTCCCCCGGCACCTCGATCTCGCCAGGTGCCCTGAGTCGCACGCGGTCGTGCAGGATCGGCATCAGCTCGCGCACCCGCCGGCGCGGGATGAAGTCGACACGACCCGGGGCGCGCGGGCCTCGCCAGCCGGCGCGTCTGTTCTCGATCGTCCACGCCGCCGAGGCCGCGGCGGGCGCGAAACCGTAGCGCCCGTAGAGCGTGGACTCGCTGACGGTGAGCATCGCCATCGGCAGCCCGGCCGCCGCGGCTCCCCGCAGCTCACCCTCGAGCATCGCCCGGGCAATGCCCCGCCGGCGGTGCGTGGGCGCCACGGTCACCGAGCTGATCGCGCACGAGGGGATGCCGCGCCCACCCGGCACCGTCAGCTCGCCGACCCAGGAGGACAGGGTCGCGACCGGCATCTCGGGCATGGGGCCGGCACCGTCGTAGACACCGGTCAGCCGGCGGTGGGCGCTGAGTTCGCGGCTCGTCGCGATCTGCTCGTCGTTGCGCTCCTCGTCTTGAAAGCCGCGCGCGTTGGCCTGCAGCCAGGCGGCGTAGTCGGCGTCATCGGCGTGCGAGACGGTGCGGTACTGCAGGTCCCGCACGGCCAGCGCGGCGCGGGATCGCAGATCGACGGGCGCGTCGTGCCAGACGGCGTTGTTCACGGGGACCATCGCTCCATTGTGCCGTCAGCCGACGACGCGCGCGCCGGGGACCGGTCCGTGCACGGTCAGCGCGTCATAGCCGGTGGCGCTGAGGGCGGTCCTCAGCTGCACGGCGGCATCCGGGTCGCCGGCGAGGAACGCCACGGTGGGGCCGGAGCCGGAGACCATTCCCGCCAGCGCGCCCAGCCCGCAGCCGAGGTCCCTCAGGTCGGTCAGCTCGGGACGCAGCGAGAAGGCGGCATCCTGCAGGTCGTTGTGCACCGCGGCGGCAACGGCAGCGGCGTCGCCGGTGCGCAGCGCCTGCAGCACGGCGGGGTCGACGTCGGGAGCCCCGGCCGGCGGCGCGATGTCGGGGGCGCTGCGCTCGCGCAGTCGATCGAGCTCCCGATACACCTCCGGAGTGGAAAGTCCCACCGGATTGGTCACGATGACCCAGTCCAGTCGTCCCCGAGCGAGCGCGGGACTCAGCTGGTCGCCGCGGCCGGTGCCCACGGCGGTGCCGCCCATCAGGGCGAAGGGGACGTCCGCCCCGAGCCGTGCGGCAAGTCGCTGCAGGCGCACGGCGGAGAGTCCGGCATCCCACAGCGCATCGCATGCGAGCAGGGCCGCGGCGGCGTCAGCCGATCCGCCGCCCATGCCGCCGGCCACGGGGACGGCCTTGCGCACCTCGAGGTGCACCCCGCCGTCGTAGCCGATCTCACTTGCCAGCAGCCTCGCCGCCCGCACCGCGAGGTTGCGGTCGTCGACCGGCACCCCGGACACGTCGACGACACCCTCGACCGAGATCGAGAAGCCGTCGGCGTGAGAGGCATAGACGTCCTCATACGCCGAGACGGCCTGGTACACCGACGCGACGTCGTGGTAGCCGTCGTCCTGCACGTCGCCGACTTCGAAGAACACGTTGATCTTGCCGGGCGCACGCACGTGCACCCGACGGGACGACGCGGCCGGACTCACGAGTCCGCCGACTCCCACATCCCGACGTCCATGCCGTCCGAGAGCGCGTCGATGCGCTCCAGCTCCTCGGTGTCGAAGGCGGGTCCGTTGACGGCGGCGAGGTTCTCGTCGAGCTGCGCCGGGCGGGAGGCGCCGACGAGGGCCGACGCCACCACCTCGTTGCGCAGGACCCACTGCAGGGCCATCTGCGCCAGGCTCTGGCCGCGCTCCTTGGCGATCGCGTCAAGGCCCACGAGGCGGCCGCGCCCGGACTCGGAGACCGTGTCCCGCGGCACCGACCAGCGCTCGACCGAGCGGTCGGCCGCGCCCTCGCCGAGGTACTTGTCCGTCAGCAGGCCCTGCGCCAGCGGCGAGAACGCGATGGCGCCCAGTCCCTCCTGCTCGAGCGCGCCGGTGAGGCCGTCCTCGATCCAGCGGTTGGCGATGGAGTACGAGGGCTGGTGGATCACGAGCGGAGTGCCGAGGCTGCGCGCGATGGCGACGGCCTCGACGGTGCGCATGGCGCTGTACGACGAGATGCCGACGTAGCGGGCCTTGCCCTGGCGCACGAGGGTGTCGAGCGCGCCGATGGTCTCTTCCAGCGGCACGGTCGGGTCGTCGCGGTGCGAGTAGAAGATGTCGACGTAGTCGAGCTGCATGCGGCGCAGCGACTGCTCGGCGCTCGAAAGCAGGTAGGTGCGCGACCCGCCGTCGCCGTAGGGGCCCGCCCACATGTCGTAGCCGGCCTTGGACGAGATGATCAGCTCGTCCCGGTAGGGCGCGAAGTCCTCGCGCATCATGCGGCCGAAGTTGGTCTCTGCGGAGCCGTAGGGCGGGCCGTAGTTGTTGGCGAGGTCGAAGTGCGTGATGCCGATGTCGAAGGCGTGACGCAGCACCTCGCGCTGGCGGTCGAACGGCACGTTGTCGCCGAAGTTCCACCACAGGCCCAGCGAGATCGGGGGCAGACGCAGGCCCGATGCCCCGACGCGGCGGTAGTCGACGGAGGCGTATCGGTCTTCAGCGGCCGTGTACGGGCGGTGAAGGTCGGCGACGGGCGGCTTGGTGCGGGGCGATTCGGTCACGCTCCCACGCTACTGCGCGAGGGGTGCCGCGCGCGCGATCCTGAGGAAGTCCGCCACGACCAGTTCTTCGCCGCGCGCCGTCGGGGCAACGCCCGCCGCTTCGAGCACGGCGGATGCCGCTGCCGACGAGCCGCCCAGCACACCGGCGAGCGCCTGCCGCAGCATCTTGCGGCGCTGACCGAACGCGGCATCCACGATCGCGAAGGTGCGCCGCCGCTCGGCCTCGGTCCCGCGCGGTTCGGCGTCGCGGCGGAAGGCCACCAGCACGCTGTCGACGTTGGGCACCGGCCAGAACACCTGGCGTGACACGGTGCCCGCCAGGCGCCACGGGCCGTACCAGGCCGCTTTCACGCTGGGGCTGCCGTACGCCTTGGTGCCGGGCTGCGCGGCGAGGCGCTCCCCCACCTCGGCCTGCACCATGACCACGCCGCGGTCGAGGTGCGGGAACGTCTCGAGAAAATGCAGCAGCACGGGCACGCTGACGTTGTACGGGAGGTTGGCGACCAGCACCTCGGGGTCGCCGGGAAGCTCCGTGATGCGAAGCGCATCGGCGTCGACGACCGTGAGTGCGCCGTCGGGCACGCCGTGGGCGGCTGCGGTCGCGGGCAGCCGCGCGGCGAGGCGGTGGTCGATCTCGACGGCCGTCACCGCGGCGCCGGTCTCGAGGATGGCCAACGTCAGCGAGCCGAGCCCGGGCCCGACCTCCACGACCCGGTCCTCGGGACGCACACCGGCGACCTGCACGATCTTGCGCACCGTGTTGGCGTCGACGACGAAGTTCTGCCCGAGCTTCTTGGTGGGGGTGACGTCGAGTTCGGCGGCGAGCGTGCGGATCTCGGTGGCGCCGAGGAGGGTCACGGTCACGGCGTCTCCTCGAAGGGGCCGTAGACGGCCAGGGTGTTGGATGCCAGCTGGGCGCAGAGCTCGTCGAGGTCGACGTCGAGCTCGTCGGCCAGGAACCGCACGGTCGCCGGGATCAGATACGGCGCGTTGGGGCGGCCGCGGAACGGCGCCGGCGTCAGGAACGGGGCGTCGGTCTCGACGAGGATGCGCTCGCGCGGCGTGACGGCGAGGGCGTCCCGCAGATTCTGGGCGTTTTTGAACGTGACGTTTCCGGCGAACGAGAGGTAGTAGCCGGCGTCGGCGGCGATGCGCGCCATGTCCGCGTCGCCCGAGAAGCAGTGGAAGACGGTGCGTTCGGGGGCGCCCACCCGCATGAGCGTGGCCAGGACCTCGTCGTGCGCGTCGCGGTCGTGGATCTGCATCGCGACGTCGTGGCGCTTGGCCATGGCGATGTGCGCTTCGAAGCTCTCGTACTGCGCAGGCAGACCCTCGGGACCCGTGCGGTAGAAGTCGAGCCCGGTCTCGCCGATCGCCCGCACCCGGGGCTGTGCGGCGAGGTCGTCGATGACGGCGATGGCCTCGTCGAGCATGCCCCGTTCGGCGTATGCCGGTGCCTCATTGGGGTGGATCGCGACCGCCGCCAGCACCTGCGGGTGGGATGCCGCCGCCCACGCCGACCAGCGGCTCGAGTCGACGTCACCGCCGGCCTGCACGACGCCGATGACCCCGACGGCCGTCGCGCGCGACAGCTGCTCGTCCAGGCTCAGCCCCACTTCGCCGTCCTCGATCTCGAGGTGGGCGTGGTTGTCGTACACCGCCACCGTCAGCGGCTCCGGAGCCGGCGGATAGCTGACGTCGCGCGCACCCTTCTCGCGCTGTCGCACGTACTGGCTGGGGTCGGTCATGCGCTCTGTTCGACGCGGGGGAACAGCGGTGCGAGGCCGCTCACCGAGGCCCCGGCGGGCAGCTGCCCCCAGGTGCCCGCGTCGCGGATCGGCTGGTCCTGCAGCGCGCCGAGAGTGGCGGCGGCGCCGAGGGCGTCCCAGAGGATGCCGGTGGCGTGCGGCATGACCGGCGAGAGCAGCACGGTGAGCGCGCGCAGCCCTTCGGCTGCGGTGTAGAGCACCGTACCCAGCCGCTCGCGCTGCGCTGCGTCCTTGGCCAGCGCCCACGGCTCGTTCTCGGTGATGTAGAGGTTGAGCGCGTCGACGATCGTCCAGATGGCGGCGATGGCCTCGTCGGGGCGGAAGCGCTCCATCGCGGCATCCGCGGCGGTCGCGGCATCCGCCACGGTCCGCTGGATGTGGAGGTCGGCCTCGGTGTACGCGCCTGCCGGCGGCACGATGGCCTCGAAGTAGCGCTCGATCATCGCGACCGTGCGCGAGGCGAGGTTTCCGAATCCGTTGGCGAGCTCCGCCTGGTAGCGGGCGGAGAGGTCCTCCCACGAGAACGACCCGTCCTGGCCGAAGGCGATGGCCGAGAGGAAGTAGAACCGATAGGCGTCCGAGCCGAACACGTCGGTGATCTCGGTGGGCGCGATGCCGGTGAGCTTCGACTTCGACATCTTCTCGCCGCCGACGAGCAGCCAGCCGTGGGCGAAGACACCCCGGGGCACCTCGAGGCCGGCGGCCATGAGCATGGCCGGCCAGATGACGGCGTGGAAGCGGAGGATGTCCTTGCCCACCACGTGGTAGGCCGGCCAGCGCCGGTCGAACTGCTCCTGGTCGCTGCCGTAGCCGACGGCGGTGGCGTAGTTCAGCAGTGCGTCGACCCACACGTAGATGACGTGGGACTCGTCCCACGGCACCTTGATGCCCCAGTCGAACGTGGACCGCGAGATGGAGAGGTCCTTGAGGCCGTTCTTGACGAACGAGACGACCTCGTTGCGCGCCGAGTCGGGGCGCAGGAAGTCGGGCACCGTCTTGTAGAGCTCGAGCAGCTTGTCCTGGAACTCGCTGAGCTTGAAGAAGTAGTTCTTCTCCTGCAGCAGCTCCAGCGGCTTGGAGTGGATCGCGCAGACCTTGAGACCCTCGAAGGCCCCGGTGCCGTCGACGATCTCGGACTCCGGCTTGAACTCCTCGCAACCGACGCAGTACAGCGCCTCGTACTCGCCTGCGTAGATGTATCCCCGGTCGTACAGCGTCTGGAAGAAGACCTGCACGTTGCGCTCGTGGCGCTCCTGCGTGGTGCGGATGAAGTCGTCGTTGGCGACGTCGAGCGTCTGCAGGAGCGGGAACCACGACTCGGTGACGAGCTTGTCGACCCATTGCTGGGGCGTGACGCCGTTCGCCGCGGCGGCGCGCAGCATCTTCTGACCGTGCTCGTCGGTGCCGGTGAGCATCCAGGTGTCGTCGCCGGCCTGGCGGTGCCAGCGCGCGAGGGTGTCCACCGCCACGGTCGTGTAGCCGTGGCCGATGTGGGGCACGTCGCTCGGGTAGTAGATCGGCGTCGTGATGTAGAAGGATCGGCCTGAGGTCACCCGTCGATTCTAGGTGGG contains:
- a CDS encoding TatD family hydrolase, producing MTDPSQYVRQREKGARDVSYPPAPEPLTVAVYDNHAHLEIEDGEVGLSLDEQLSRATAVGVIGVVQAGGDVDSSRWSAWAAASHPQVLAAVAIHPNEAPAYAERGMLDEAIAVIDDLAAQPRVRAIGETGLDFYRTGPEGLPAQYESFEAHIAMAKRHDVAMQIHDRDAHDEVLATLMRVGAPERTVFHCFSGDADMARIAADAGYYLSFAGNVTFKNAQNLRDALAVTPRERILVETDAPFLTPAPFRGRPNAPYLIPATVRFLADELDVDLDELCAQLASNTLAVYGPFEETP
- a CDS encoding ABC transporter substrate-binding protein; amino-acid sequence: MSTARIPRRLVAGATALAFAAAALVGCSTADPLDPEAGDTTDNETIVIGSQAYYSNEIIAEIYAQALEDAGYTVERSFNIGQRDAYMPEIESGAITLFPEYTGNLLQYYEPDTDARTADDVYEALIEALPDGLTVLEQSEATDQDSYTVTAAFADENGVTTIADLADIGGTLTVGGPPELAERPYGPSGLAETYGVNVDFEATGDTTVEALTAGEVDIANVFTADPRIQTQDLVVLEDPEGLFLASNVVPLVNEELADELAEVIDPISAALTPEGLVALNVQSTEDEMSPAAIATAWLQENGII
- the metG gene encoding methionine--tRNA ligase, with translation MTSGRSFYITTPIYYPSDVPHIGHGYTTVAVDTLARWHRQAGDDTWMLTGTDEHGQKMLRAAAANGVTPQQWVDKLVTESWFPLLQTLDVANDDFIRTTQERHERNVQVFFQTLYDRGYIYAGEYEALYCVGCEEFKPESEIVDGTGAFEGLKVCAIHSKPLELLQEKNYFFKLSEFQDKLLELYKTVPDFLRPDSARNEVVSFVKNGLKDLSISRSTFDWGIKVPWDESHVIYVWVDALLNYATAVGYGSDQEQFDRRWPAYHVVGKDILRFHAVIWPAMLMAAGLEVPRGVFAHGWLLVGGEKMSKSKLTGIAPTEITDVFGSDAYRFYFLSAIAFGQDGSFSWEDLSARYQAELANGFGNLASRTVAMIERYFEAIVPPAGAYTEADLHIQRTVADAATAADAAMERFRPDEAIAAIWTIVDALNLYITENEPWALAKDAAQRERLGTVLYTAAEGLRALTVLLSPVMPHATGILWDALGAAATLGALQDQPIRDAGTWGQLPAGASVSGLAPLFPRVEQSA
- a CDS encoding DUF427 domain-containing protein — its product is MQARLGDTIVADADESDLIRIEGNWYFPPASVNWDLLTPSDTPYTCAWKGECQYYDVDGHADNAFAYPDPKPGSVERVGRDFSGYVAFWQDVQVGA
- a CDS encoding 4-(cytidine 5'-diphospho)-2-C-methyl-D-erythritol kinase, whose translation is MSPAASSRRVHVRAPGKINVFFEVGDVQDDGYHDVASVYQAVSAYEDVYASHADGFSISVEGVVDVSGVPVDDRNLAVRAARLLASEIGYDGGVHLEVRKAVPVAGGMGGGSADAAAALLACDALWDAGLSAVRLQRLAARLGADVPFALMGGTAVGTGRGDQLSPALARGRLDWVIVTNPVGLSTPEVYRELDRLRERSAPDIAPPAGAPDVDPAVLQALRTGDAAAVAAAVHNDLQDAAFSLRPELTDLRDLGCGLGALAGMVSGSGPTVAFLAGDPDAAVQLRTALSATGYDALTVHGPVPGARVVG
- a CDS encoding aldo/keto reductase, translated to MTESPRTKPPVADLHRPYTAAEDRYASVDYRRVGASGLRLPPISLGLWWNFGDNVPFDRQREVLRHAFDIGITHFDLANNYGPPYGSAETNFGRMMREDFAPYRDELIISSKAGYDMWAGPYGDGGSRTYLLSSAEQSLRRMQLDYVDIFYSHRDDPTVPLEETIGALDTLVRQGKARYVGISSYSAMRTVEAVAIARSLGTPLVIHQPSYSIANRWIEDGLTGALEQEGLGAIAFSPLAQGLLTDKYLGEGAADRSVERWSVPRDTVSESGRGRLVGLDAIAKERGQSLAQMALQWVLRNEVVASALVGASRPAQLDENLAAVNGPAFDTEELERIDALSDGMDVGMWESADS
- a CDS encoding GNAT family N-acetyltransferase, encoding MVPVNNAVWHDAPVDLRSRAALAVRDLQYRTVSHADDADYAAWLQANARGFQDEERNDEQIATSRELSAHRRLTGVYDGAGPMPEMPVATLSSWVGELTVPGGRGIPSCAISSVTVAPTHRRRGIARAMLEGELRGAAAAGLPMAMLTVSESTLYGRYGFAPAAASAAWTIENRRAGWRGPRAPGRVDFIPRRRVRELMPILHDRVRLRAPGEIEVPGEFWDRFAGTRPDVKDGGKVRAVQYTDPAGDVRGLALYTVTGNDEDFTKARVHVPYLLAETDHAYAALWRFLLELDLVGTVTAHELSVDEPLLWLIEDQRAAKVTVRDHQYLRILDVPSALQARTYAAPGRFSLEVTDPLEIAGGRYLLDIAGDGRATVSRLRTGQSADAVAVTLDIREFSAVYLGGVSALTLARAGLVQTSDATAFARSLSWHVAPRLSFWY
- a CDS encoding ABC transporter permease subunit: MNWVIDNLGLIASLSLEHVRQSIVPIVVGLVLAVPLGWVAWRYRLLRGALLTVSGLLYTIPSLALLALLPGILGISFLSEVNLLVALTLYAVALLTRSVADGFDAVDPDARLAAVAMGYGSVRRFWGVDLPLAGPVILAGLRVAAVSTVSLATVGVLIGVTNLGYLFTNGLQRRIVPEVLAGIVAVMLIAVVIDLILVAAGRLLMPWSRAATPSARARLALRTAEAPA
- a CDS encoding ABC transporter permease subunit gives rise to the protein MTLFLDALAWIVAPEQWTGRGAIGTAIGVHLLFTVISVVLAAAVAVPLGWLIGHTGRGRELAVIVSGAARAVPSFGLLILLVLLFGVLNRPEAAVVTFVLLAIPSILAGAYAGVEAIDPAVRDAGRAMGMTGWQVLWRIEAPLGLPLLVAGLRSATLQVVATVTIAAYVNLGGLGQYIIAGIPLRRYEMVLGGALLVIGLALLLDLLFAVLQRVAVPRGLRAGRSARTTTRSSTVRTAASTPVPS
- the rsmA gene encoding 16S rRNA (adenine(1518)-N(6)/adenine(1519)-N(6))-dimethyltransferase RsmA is translated as MTVTLLGATEIRTLAAELDVTPTKKLGQNFVVDANTVRKIVQVAGVRPEDRVVEVGPGLGSLTLAILETGAAVTAVEIDHRLAARLPATAAAHGVPDGALTVVDADALRITELPGDPEVLVANLPYNVSVPVLLHFLETFPHLDRGVVMVQAEVGERLAAQPGTKAYGSPSVKAAWYGPWRLAGTVSRQVFWPVPNVDSVLVAFRRDAEPRGTEAERRRTFAIVDAAFGQRRKMLRQALAGVLGGSSAAASAVLEAAGVAPTARGEELVVADFLRIARAAPLAQ
- a CDS encoding ATP-binding cassette domain-containing protein, whose product is MIEFRGVSKSFPDGTRAVEDFSLVIPPRRTTVFVGSSGCGKTTLLRMINRMVEPSSGTITIDGEDIAGRSPVQLRRSIGYVMQNSGLLPHLTVAANIATVPRLNGVARGVARERALELMGTVGLDTAMADRYPSQLSGGQQQRVGVARALAAEPNILLMDEPFGAVDPIVRTELQDELIRLQRDIGKTIVFVTHDIEEAFFLGDQIIILERGARIAQQGTADDIRQNPASPFVEAFVGARERRAP